GAAAATTGAAAGTGGTTTTGTCAGGACTTACACTTATTTAGAAAATGGGACAACTGTTGCTTTAGGACTGTGGGGGGCTGGAGCTATTGTTGGCCGAAGTTTGTCAAAATTAGAACCATATCAGATGGAGTGCCTCACAAAAGTAGAAGCGACAATTTTACCCATCAACGAATGGCATAATTCCACGGAGACTCTGCTGGCGCATATTCAACAAGCAGAAGAATTAATGGTTATTCGTAGCTACAAAAAAGTAGATACCATGCTAATCAAACTATTAGCATGGTTATCTAAAAGATTTGGTGCAGAAGTAGAGAAAGGGCGCTTAATAGATATGCGTCTAACTCACGAAGACTTGGCGGAAATGTTAGGTTCCACCAGGGTAACAATTACTCGTATCCTGGGACAATTTGAGCAAGAGGGTTTAATTGATAGACTCTCGCTCCATCGTATAGTCCTGAAAGAAGAGGACATTTGGTACTATGAGATTTAAGTAGTTTAGTAATGCCAACTATCGCCTTCTACATTCGCCTTACCCTCAATCTTAATATTTAGGGCTTCTAGGTACGCAAGCCCACTAGATATTTGTTTGATTGTGCCTTGGAGGGTAAGGTCAAAATTTCCTTCTCCACCTGTATTGTCTCCTAACAAGGCTTGAGTAATGTTAACAACTAAGCCATACATCGAGATGAGTTGAGAAATCACAGGTTCTTTGAGGTAGGTTTTGGGAATATATATTCGCACACGAGTTTGGGTGATTTGTTTTTTTTCGTGTATCGAAGGTACGACAGATAATCTTGGGGGAAATTTGTGTGAAAATTGATTTAATACAGCCATTTTTTAATTAAAATTCAAACATTCAAAAATTAATTCAGCCAAATTGGGAAACCGAGTTTTTCTAAATAGGTCAAGCTGGAGTGGAGTTGTTGGATTTTTCCCCACAGTTCTAAGTCAAACCAGCCATCATTTTTTTGATTTGGTTGTAGTCTAGCACTGATAATATTTACCGTGATTTGATAACGGGAAACTAACTGAGAAATAATAGGTTTTTCGTAATAGTTTTTTAAAATGCACAGTTGCAGGCGTAGTCGATTGGTTTCTTCCTGAGAAATCTGTTGAGGAAATTTTTCTTGCCATTGACTAGATTCTACTGGCTTGTGTTCATCATTAGGGTTGAGGAAGGGGTAAGGAATTTGGTTTAATTGGATATGGTTGGCGATCGCAACTTGCACTACATTCACCCCTAATCCTTGCAAGTACGATAAGCCATTAGTTACCTGTTGGGGTTCTCCCAGAAGATCCAAATCAAACCAGCCTTCGCTTTCAGTTCCCGATACTAAAGATGCAGCCTTGATGTTCACAGTTAACCCATAACGCGAAACTAAACGCGAAATCACAGGTTGTCTATGATACAACTGTGGTACAAGAATGCGGCTATGGACTGGCGCAGGTTTGACCGACTGTCTAGAGGACATAGCTTTAAATTAAACAAAGTTGGTAATTTACAAATCCAGCTATGGTCAGCATCCTAACTTTAGCCAACCTCATTGGATGCAACTGTTTAGCCCAAATTGATTGACATATCATCAGGAGTCTCCTTTTTACATTAAATACGGTTTATCTATCGAATTAATGTATTTAAGACCTATGTAAAGGAGATTGCCATAAAAAATGCAAAAAAACAACACGTAAATCTACGTAAATAATAAATATATTGCAAATATTATACATACACCCATAGATTGAGGGAGTAAAGTGATAAGCATAGCAAAAAGATATGCTTATCTTGTATTGTTAATAGCAGTTTATACATAAGCATCCCATTTAATAAGGGAAATTGTGTGTGTAAACAAGCAATAGACATTAGGCAACAAGGGAATTAGAGGACTATAGAGTCTATACAAAAATTAAATATAAGTTCTGTATGGCTGTTTTTTAATGACAAAAAATGATTTAATAAAACTCTTAGAAATTAATCTATAACTACACACAAATGAAAAAAACTTTTGCGTATACCACAGCATTATTATCTAGTTGCACTTTACTACTGACAGCTTGTGGCGGTGGAACTAGCACAACAACAAATCCGACAAATAACCCTCAAACTAACACAAATACTACAAACGTCGCCACAACGAGCGATACAAATTCTATACCTATTGGTGTTGCTGTAGCGCAAACTAGCAATGTAGCCTTATTAGGACAAGAACAAGTAGCAGGAGCTAAAATTGCTGAA
Above is a genomic segment from Nostoc sp. MS1 containing:
- a CDS encoding Crp/Fnr family transcriptional regulator, with amino-acid sequence MVTLYSGIATSHSKNTKQYFTRRTFLPEQHNSLWKIESGFVRTYTYLENGTTVALGLWGAGAIVGRSLSKLEPYQMECLTKVEATILPINEWHNSTETLLAHIQQAEELMVIRSYKKVDTMLIKLLAWLSKRFGAEVEKGRLIDMRLTHEDLAEMLGSTRVTITRILGQFEQEGLIDRLSLHRIVLKEEDIWYYEI
- a CDS encoding NIL domain-containing protein; this encodes MAVLNQFSHKFPPRLSVVPSIHEKKQITQTRVRIYIPKTYLKEPVISQLISMYGLVVNITQALLGDNTGGEGNFDLTLQGTIKQISSGLAYLEALNIKIEGKANVEGDSWHY
- a CDS encoding NIL domain-containing protein, producing MSSRQSVKPAPVHSRILVPQLYHRQPVISRLVSRYGLTVNIKAASLVSGTESEGWFDLDLLGEPQQVTNGLSYLQGLGVNVVQVAIANHIQLNQIPYPFLNPNDEHKPVESSQWQEKFPQQISQEETNRLRLQLCILKNYYEKPIISQLVSRYQITVNIISARLQPNQKNDGWFDLELWGKIQQLHSSLTYLEKLGFPIWLN